In Anopheles ziemanni chromosome X, idAnoZiCoDA_A2_x.2, whole genome shotgun sequence, the genomic window TCCGGCGCGACACCATTTGACAGTAAACGTAAGAATCAACGTAGCCTTCAAATGGAGTGGCAGGAATCACCACGTCCATCTTGTTCCTGATTGACTCTCGTTTCTTTCTCGGCTCAAATACAGCGGATTTCATCAAGACGTGCCGATTCGACGACAGCAATTTCATACCCTGCTCAACCGAGTCCGTTCAGGGATTGTTCGATAAACTCGTCACGGGTAGGTTATACATTACTTTCTTCTATAGGACATAACGATAGAATTAAACCACGAGGCTTCACACAAGAGTCGTTTCGTTAAAAAAGTAAGGATGTTTTCTTACTAAATTCTTTCTCAAATCTCGAGCTTTAAACCACTCAAACATCTCCTACACCTCAGCAGCCTACCCCACCAGTCTTTCTACTGCGAGGTACCGGACAGACACCTGCCTTagcattcgattcgatttgcaAATATATTCAATCGTAACCTCTTTTCCCTCTTCGCGTACCGACCCGAAGTTTTCCCATGAGCGGCCTCCAAGAAACCTTTCAAGAAGCAAATGTGCAGCAATACATTCCGTGTGTGCGGGGTGCCATTTTGCTGCACTTACGGCCTTGAGCTAAAAGCGTAGCCAGAATCCGTGGATCAGGTTCAACGTGCATCGTATTTGCATGCGTGCATCGAagatgcagaaaaaaaaaccccccgctACCCAACCGGCACTTGCTTTTCCAAGCAGCCAGACAAGTTTTCCGATCGATAGGTTGTGTGtgtacgttttcttttttttttggttgaacAAGTCCGTTGCCCAACCGTGCGCGGTTTGCAATGTTGCTTACTTTGGGTGCGCTGCGTGCCTACCGTGGTTAGATGCGGCTCGTTTCGTGGACCAAACACCTaccggaatgttttaaaacaccTGGAGACATCGGAGCCACCTGGCTCGGAGGTGTTGTGGCGACGAAACGCAGGCCAGGTTCTACAGCCAGATATGTGCCAGCTGCCCGAAAGGcgtccattttttgttttgagggGAAGGGGTCCGAGAAAGCGGTTCGGTAATCGCCTTCTGCGCTCGGACCAATGTGTGGCACGCTCTCGCCTCGCCCTTGTCCACCGCTGCTGAACGCCCAGCGCCAAGGTCAGGCGGGCAGCGATGCACGGAGATTCTAGGTGATCAGCAAACTTAGTTGGCCTACCGCATGCGATATTGAACTGAGGCGGAGTATTTGGCACAGAAAACACGCACCAGATTGGTGCCGTACAAGCGGGGTTGGTACGAGTTTCTGGGCACGGACGCCATGTTTGGCCATTGGGTCGCAAACGATTTGGTATCGACGTGCCCTCCGAAGAGAACACATTCCTCGCAGGACGTACTTGCTGACCGAATTTCTATAATATGTTTCCACTACTCGCAGGTATCGAAGGGCTTGAGCACGTGGGCAcgatcgatccgatgaagATCAGCAAAATCCGCATCTTGCAAGGCGACGGTCCGGTCAGTGTCAACGCGTCACTCTCGAAGGTGATAGTGACCGGCTTCGCCAGTACCAAagtggtacgcaacgtgtaaGTACTGCGCGAGTGAACTGCCACAAAGCGAAAACCTAACGTCTAACCGTTCATGTGCGCCAGGGTCAGCAATAAGGACTTCGGCTGGGAGACCCACATTCGGTTGCCGAAGATGCGGCTAGAGGGCAACTACCATATGCAGGGTCGCATACTGGTGATACCACTGAACGGGCACGGCAAGTGCTGGTTCGAGCCAAGTAAGTAATTGGAGCACTTCTCCTAACAGAACACTGACTTCCGACGCGCGCTCCGACGTTCCGCAGGTGGGATGGACATCAAAATGCGCACGACCACCGCCCTGTACCAGAAGAATGGCCACGTCTTCTACAACGTCACCGCCACCAAGGTGGACTACACCATCTCCGGTCTCCGGCTGCACATGGGCAACCTGTTCGAGGGCGTGAAGGTGCTGGAGGACAGCACCAACCAGTACCTGAACGACAACTGGCGTCCCGTGTCCGAGGCGCTCAAGCCCATCATCGCCAAGACGATCGAGGACATCCTGCTCGCGATCATGCAGAACATCTTCCACCAAATTCCTGCCGACTACTTCGTCGAAGATCTACCGCGGATTAACTAGAACAACATTGCACCATTGGTCGTTACAGTACAAGTGTCCCAACAGTGGTCGTGAACAACGGAGAGGAATGTTGGATCAACGGAACCCACACCTGCAATTCGAAAGCCTACTTTCACCTTAGTGTACATATCATTTatgtttatcatttaaataagCAACCACAAAAAGGCATACCATATAGATAAACAAATCGATTTAGGTCCAAATTATGTTTTTCAGTTAGATAAAGATCGTTAAACGGCCCTGACCTGATGGCCCCTTCGTGGGAATAAAAAGAAGGCAGTACAGCATTTGAGATAACCTGCAGATAAGGTTCCTTCGAAAAAGCTacaatttgtttggtttgtttatacGTTTTGTTACGTCGCTGGTTCGTTACTGCAAAGATGTAACAGCAgaaataattcattttttgttgttttttttatttttattcggaAAATCCAATGAAAACAGATTCAATTGTGTAGatcaataattattattaGGGCTTATGGAGAACAAATATAAGCACCAGATGAAATATAATTcgaattaaaaataagaaacaattCCGTATTTTgttgatgtgtttttcttcatgcTAATTGAAAGacgtattttgtatttttgcataATCTGACCTTATTTTGTAAAAGGTAGGACATTTTAATAGCATTTACAAAGTTGTAAACATATAAAATGTTATTTGGAGAAAAAACTCTGACTTATTTCCGTATCTTGTTTGAAACAGATCAAGTTGCTTTAAGGTGTGGCGACCCCTGGTTTGAGGTAAAGGAATGATGCGAGCGAAATCGGCaggaacacaaaaacacaatgcGCGAACCACATGCCGGAATCGATGCCGGACCAGGTCGAAACTGTGCCGTGCGCTACCAGGATAACAGCTGCGCTTCGAACAGGAAAGGCCCACACACAAACTCCTTGTCCTGCTCTGTCAAACGCGACGGAAAGAGATAATCACCCGTACGCGCTTGCCGACCGCTCCCGCCATCGGCTACGATGCGACCTGCTGTCATGGCTGCGCTCCTGGTAGCGAGTGCGGCTTTAAGAATCGGTTCGCCGTGAAGCAAGAGCGTGCAGCACCATCCGGCACGGAACGCTGAGTTTCAAAACGCTCGTTCGCTCGACAGGTTCGTTTCAATTTCCACTTTCGAGGGCAGTCATGCATCTAATTTGATAAATCGTTTCAGCGGAAAAACGGGTGTGAATTTCGAGAggaaaattatatctttcGGACTAGATCATTCACCGATAAATGCCGACAATTTTGCCCAACTTTTGGCGAGCAAGAACGCTAGCAACCCATGCACGGACGACCGAGCATTCGCGCCTAGTAG contains:
- the LOC131290673 gene encoding protein takeout-like, with product MSSLRSQLPFWELLLLAFTFGLPPLSSGATPFDSKPDFIKTCRFDDSNFIPCSTESVQGLFDKLVTGIEGLEHVGTIDPMKISKIRILQGDGPVSVNASLSKVIVTGFASTKVVRNVVSNKDFGWETHIRLPKMRLEGNYHMQGRILVIPLNGHGKCWFEPSGMDIKMRTTTALYQKNGHVFYNVTATKVDYTISGLRLHMGNLFEGVKVLEDSTNQYLNDNWRPVSEALKPIIAKTIEDILLAIMQNIFHQIPADYFVEDLPRIN